The segment GCCTTCGCCGACGAAGATGAAGACTCgtttaatgtatgtaatttcACATAATGCATAAAagaatgtttcttttattcaaaattgttaAACCCAACTGACTAAAAGCAGTTAAATTGATATAGcaaaaccattaaaaaatattactttatatataataaaatttttaaggaaCTTTAAGTTTCTCTGCggtatttacaataaaatcaaaaataatcaatcaattgacataatattaatgaaaaagtcagacttataatgttaaaaaattaaaacctattACGTCTAAATTGAAGTACGGTGTATTTTTATGGTTAAAGTAAGAATATTGTAAGGGTACACGTAGATCGTATTGATTGCTAATAAgagtatctttttattttccgCCTCGCTGGTTCTTAACATGTTTTACAGACCTTGGTATTTTGGTTACTGCATGGTCTTGTTCCTACCAATTCATGCCAAAAGTAAAGAGACTCTTTgggaataatatttcaaagccATTTTATGATCACCACGAATAGAGTTCCTTCAGTGGCTATTTtggtaatattaatgtatggcgttgattttatagtaataattgaTGAAAATGTAAGGTTTCGAAGGTTGTAAATTGAAGATAGGTTGGTATAACTTagaaataatctatataaaatacaagtgGCATTGTaatatgtttgatttaaaataatattaaataaatacctatcgtgtaattaaatatagtagAATCAATATCTACAGATACATGCCATagtttagatattatttactaaagtatttaaaatcattatttcctCAATGAGaactttaagtttaaatactCGATATATTGAAGcctttctttgtttttattaatctttactAACAGAATGTTGAAAATTTGGGTATTATAATGTAGATCGTTACGTATCAAGATATCtatgcaattttttattagtagtaGTTAATAGTACtttgaaaatcaaaatatgaaatattaaaagtactaagataaataaattaatataaaaagaaaattatagacataaataataacaaaaaaaaaacctgtttgaaaatttaaactaaggCCAAATCATAGACTGTTACATATTTGCTTATGACATCAGTCCACTTCCTGGGATGGATTATGAAAGTGTCAATAGCTTTTcctcaatttatattatcagtGTTGCCATTAATCTAACCTATAATGTGTATCGCATCAACTGTATTAGAAGTAATGagtctaaaaaaatatctgtaaaaaaCAGTCATGAAAAGTTCTTTCACGCTCTAATACGATATTCGTTACCATAAAGTAACGTAGTAGTAAAAATGAATCTGATATTGTTTAAACgacagttaataaattaaaacttaactaTCATTAACACCGATACATTCTCATACTgaaatagataatttaaaattaacatacaaCAATATGAATACAATAGCTTTAATTAGTCAAATTGATACGATATTCcacttaaaacaaatattgctTAAATTCGCTTGTAAATCATACCTAATTCGTCATGTCTGTAAAAAAAGAATTGCCTATTCAAATGCCAAGTGATATCATTCAAATGATAATCATGGCAAAACTCTTTAAcagtcaattttataattaaacgatGAAGAGGGAAGAGTTTGACGAAACTAtatgataaaacataaaaaaaaaacaagtttaaatTCGAagattaatcaaataaaagttcAATTATTAGATTGAAcggtaaaaaatacattaatattttaagtgtgagaataaaatgaaaaataatttttattttgttgtattatttttgcgCACATTAGGTTTCACGTGTCGAGATATGCAATAATAAACTAACACGCTCTTGAGTAATTTGAGATCCACATATGAAATATACATGAATGTACAATAACATTGATCGGTACACGCAAAGGTTTTATTGGAGCAACCGCTCAAAGGCCAGTCCACTTTCGTTTCCGTCGCTGCAACACCTACATCCGTCTCTATTAGAACACACGTTTCGTCTTTacaactgattttttttttaataatttattcagtataaataaaacattgcttATTGTCTGCTGTGACCCTTAATACGCAACCAGCGAGGAATTTAACGCTAACCTTGGCTACATGAGCATATCAAATATagtgaaaaacaatatataattctttttaaaaagttataacgaTTAAGAAAACGCGAAACCTATGGAATCCGTATGAATGTCATTTTCACGTACGTATACACCTTTATaacataagatatatttttccttttgttATAAgatcatatataatacaactaTATCAAAACTgtttaaacacaatatttaaagCCACTCAGTAAACGAAgagttctaaaattttatatataaaaacagccttcacaataataataacagcctCTCCTTACTCttgtaagaataaaattattcacagCAGACAATACGTTAAATAatttccataaaataaaatgaaaatcataatattattagttctttttatacatataccaTAATATCTGTTGACAATCTTAgtcttaatgttataaataagcgAAAAATTAACCgacaaaaacaacaaaaggagtaaaactttgaaataatatgtgaaatttatgattgaatttaaattcaaacagaAGCTAGGAGTGCAGATGCCGgctgatgaaaaatattttttatttattatacttaacatttttattattacgacATAacgaatttcttaaatataattaaataatatttgaatattattgtcTTCTGTTCAGAAAGTATTGACAATGATAAATTTTAGTCCATTAATTTGAATActttgtgataaataaaagtatttaaaagatcgttattttttattaaatatacgcAAAAAAACATAATCGTTGAGTCTGGATGAACATACCATgagcatgtagtttgcatatgaaataaattccataaataattaatttaaataacaaagagcctcattaaaaaaatgaataatcgTTGTGTTTCGGAAATTTTTGACAATTCCACTAGTTGTTTTTCGTTTCAATTGCTGTATTGTTAGTAgtagaacatattttaattaattcaactaAAGACAGTATTGCTtgaatgtacaaaaatatacactatttattattttctttaacatcACACAAAATAACGACCTATCATGTGTAAAGTCACTTCTCCCAAGTAGAATTAAGCATAGCATGCAtagctatataaataaaagtttacatgaatttttcataatttggACAACattttggttaaaaaatatcaaaatataatttaaatattacacgtatatattgaaataataataaaaaaacataatatgtaagCATCAAACATTTcaggatatatttatttataaagaaaaattaacttCACCTGAACTTTTTATTCTACTTTCTGAGGTGTAGATTCACGGTTTCCAACGTCATTGGGTATGTCTTTTACCTTTTTGATATAActtcttaaataaaagttcatgaaaagaaagaaaaatgaGCTGATACTCGACAGACAGAAGTAGTGGAAGGCGGAGGGAATCCTACACGGAGACAGCTTCTGCTGATAATGTAAGTTTGAAAGAACCAGCACAAACTGAAtctgaaataataacaaaagttataaGGAAAAATGTTCGTGAATTGTTAtcactattaataaattgaaactcataaaatagttcaaaaatttaaatgttatttgaacTAAAATTCTAACAGAAAAtacggaaataaaaatacatttacacaATCAGAATAATCTCTACATAATTTAACAgtctaaattttttatttgaaattaaattcaaatacttagttcaatattactttaaattaaacattaaaattatttagatatccactgtgtaatttatttaatcaaatgtaCATAACCAACTCACCAACTGCACCTTCGTCAAATGTTTCTTCCACCAGACATATTTAGCGTATTCTGGTCCCAAAGACGAGAGACCGTAGTACGCGTACATTAATACATGTACGAAGCTGTTAATCAATCCGACGACAACGAAATGATCAGACGGATGGTACATCAAATGGAACCAAGTCCACGTCACCATCAGGGTGTGGTGGAAGACGTGAAGGAATGTCACTTGGTTGTCCTTCTTACGGAGGACGAAGAACACCGTGTCAAGTAAGTCCACATGTTTCGCTATGAAGTAAGGCCAAATCTCTGTTATCAcctaaaagaatataatatttttttgttatttcacaGTCCAGGAGTGATCCAGAGCAGTGGTCTACTGAAGGTTCTTAAGGATACCAATGGGAGTGACCTTAAGTAAAACCTATTCTTAATGTTTGACGTCTTTTTAACATCAAGTATATCATTATTCCATGTCTTACTGAGTTTTTTTTACCAGTTAATGATGCTCAATAAGGAtgagataatttaaatgtgagAAACGACGTATAGCTCGGATCTGTAGCATATTCTATTCAATGGTTAATTCGATACTGTCCATTCATCCTTCAACTATTATATCATAATGCTGGTCTTTTCGTTTATGTGAATCATGCAATCAAACAAtcattatatagatattttttatcgttccTGATAATCAGAAATTGGGGCTATATGACAAGTAggtaaacttaattataacaatattcaatacttACAGCTTTTAGGTCATCGCCCTTGGGACACCTTGTTGTTATTATTCcgtgatttataatatacctcGTGTACTGAAAACGCAATTATTtgcatacattaatatattacgaataatttaaaaattaaattactgtttttcgtaaaatataaattcccCTGGGACAAATAGcagtcattattatttacttatttgcaAGTCTGTGAAAAGACTACGAGGATGAATGtaaatgattatttgaatgtttttgaCTATAACCCCAATGTATTCTAAGTAGaacaatatgtacatatatctaaAAATCTCCTACAAGAAATAAGATAGCAATTATGTGAACTTACAAGAAAAACAGCGTACAAAGAAAAGGCGACTTGAAATACGTTATACAATGCGAGTATTCTATTCAAAGCATAAGGATGtctatttttcatatagtGTGGTAAGATCTTCAGAACAAGTATCAGGTATCCTGCAATAACTGCACCGAGCCCCATCGATGTTTCCGAGAATGTCCAAGCTTCCACTGCTGCTGaagaattacattttatatagactaaactatatatatatatatattaaataattatatatatatatatatatataattatttaattttaaatataataaaggtgTCACATAGAACATatgcatacatttttattcattgttaCATCCATAACATTGATCACATTTTCTTGCACTGAAAATCGTTATTTCGTTTCGGATTCTTTACctgttttaagtttataatctTTAGTTTGCCCGAAATCAtagtctaaaataatataaaatattttattaaagtatttttcacaTACCTAAGAAATCTTTCTCATTGTAACTGCTGTCTAAATCcaccattttttattaatgttttttcaacACACGATATCAACGCCAGGTCTCAGGTACAacagtaaaacattttttgtttacatacagacatatatacaatacttAATTAGGTTGAAAATAGGGACATATAACTTACAAGCTAGAGTGATACTGAtggtattataaattagaaccatttttgtataattctcATTGACAtcaaattctatatattacgAAATAGACTTTGTATTCAAATGCTCTGTAAAGTTTATAGCCGTTTTACTGTTTATaaagtgaaattataaatctccGCTCTCTTTTTGTATTCTCTGTGTAATGTAGAATGTTTAGGACAAATATTTAGCAGTGACGCCAACATGTTTTCACCATCAGTAGATATCTTTATCCTTAGGAAAACAATCATTTCCACCCTTGAAAGGTGTTTACCTGatggtaatttaatttttcccaCATGTGAAATATCTGGTTTTCTTAAGAGGCTTTATCTGATAGCTGTAATAGAGGCTGTTttgtctgaaaaaaaaacctataatAGAATTTGCCTCCGTGTTCGAGATGTTCATAAGAGAAGATGGCGCCCCAATATACGGTTGATTGTTCACCCAACCCATCTTAATAGAATCACCTCGTTTcaatatttctcatatatttaacaaagacAGAAATCACTCCACCACTGAAGTGTAAGCTGATAGCTGTTCTCAGATAAattttcgttatttaaattaaggatGAGAAAGAAAACGAAAGATGAATTGTAAATGAAAGAACAATAAGGATAGGACAGCGTAACATTTTGCCCTTAGGAAAGTGTTCCTGATCATCAAATCTAAACAATCTATAAAATAGTTAGGGTCAGTCCCATGTTTTTTTGGGATTTGGGTGTTAATCAAgagtttaagtatttttagattaaatattaaaaaaaaaaaccaaaatcACTTCGTtaaagtttcttaaaaatcTCACGCCAAATAACATACAGAAGAAACATTTCAAAAGGAAAATGACGAACATAAGACtcattatgattttttaatagattcaGTCAGAAACAAAGATCAatgaataatcaataaatacaatagacatcaaaacaaaaaatcaatCTATATATACGAGGCTtgtaattaatactatttcctacttatgcaatataaatataactagacCTTTCAATTACTAATATCATTTACTTTGCATTGAgagttgttgttgttttttttttttcagggtGTATAATTTAcagtagaatattttattttcgaaatctactttattttattaatgagatcCAAGACTTTCGAgagaattcatttaaataaaagttatatttttggatttactacgcgtttttttctattttaactacatactctcgacgtttttatttttttcgcaGCTCTGTTTTCGTCTGCCCATGATCATGGCTGCTGCAAAACGTTGGAGTACCtaagtagttaaaataataagaaattcgTAGTGAATCctataatgttagttttatttactgtaattttaaatttcagactaattttatgacgtttctttttaaatttatttatattttttttatattctatagttCCATAAAAATTCTTC is part of the Danaus plexippus chromosome 11, MEX_DaPlex, whole genome shotgun sequence genome and harbors:
- the LOC116765815 gene encoding elongation of very long chain fatty acids protein 7-like isoform X2, encoding MVDLDSSYNEKDFLAVEAWTFSETSMGLGAVIAGYLILVLKILPHYMKNRHPYALNRILALYNVFQVAFSLYAVFLYTRYIINHGIITTRCPKGDDLKAVITEIWPYFIAKHVDLLDTVFFVLRKKDNQVTFLHVFHHTLMVTWTWFHLMYHPSDHFVVVGLINSFVHVLMYAYYGLSSLGPEYAKYVWWKKHLTKVQLIQFVLVLSNLHYQQKLSPCRIPSAFHYFCLSSISSFFFLFMNFYLRSYIKKVKDIPNDVGNRESTPQKVE
- the LOC116765815 gene encoding elongation of very long chain fatty acids protein 7-like isoform X1, whose protein sequence is MVDLDSSYNEKDFLAAVEAWTFSETSMGLGAVIAGYLILVLKILPHYMKNRHPYALNRILALYNVFQVAFSLYAVFLYTRYIINHGIITTRCPKGDDLKAVITEIWPYFIAKHVDLLDTVFFVLRKKDNQVTFLHVFHHTLMVTWTWFHLMYHPSDHFVVVGLINSFVHVLMYAYYGLSSLGPEYAKYVWWKKHLTKVQLIQFVLVLSNLHYQQKLSPCRIPSAFHYFCLSSISSFFFLFMNFYLRSYIKKVKDIPNDVGNRESTPQKVE